The bacterium genome includes a window with the following:
- a CDS encoding DUF2191 domain-containing protein: protein MRTTLTVDDDIAAEMQRIAASTRQGFKTVVNELLRRGLTAGPRPMVSSTPFVVKAKSCGFLPGVDPLKLNQLADELESEDFVERHRRKRSKT from the coding sequence ATGAGAACGACGTTAACAGTTGATGATGATATCGCGGCAGAAATGCAGCGGATAGCGGCCTCGACCCGGCAGGGCTTTAAGACGGTGGTAAACGAACTGCTTCGGCGCGGCCTGACCGCCGGCCCAAGGCCCATGGTTTCATCCACCCCTTTTGTCGTCAAAGCCAAGTCCTGTGGTTTTTTGCCCGGCGTCGATCCGCTGAAGCTCAACCAACTGGCCGATGAGCTCGAATCCGAGGACTTTGTAGAGCGACATCGAAGGAAGCGAAGCAAAACGTGA
- a CDS encoding glycoside hydrolase family 30 protein, with the protein MSIKHIVSTETHRWRTTPVSPSATGPVNLALTGARHQTVLGFGGCFNELGFTAIRSLPVNKQALIFKELFGENGCRFNVCRLPIGANDYAEQWYSLNDTDGDYQMRHFSIERDRKYLIPYIRMAQKAGTSLTLFASPWSPPAWMKFPKAYNYGTLVWDKKTLSAYALYFLKFVQAYEKENIPITQLHIQNEPMSSQKFPSCVWTGEQFREFIGSYLGPLFKKHGIQTEIWLGTLNGPEIDHRMFKTRFNQYANHVLSDPKAGPYVKGVGYQWAGKYALQQTQAAYPDLPLMQTESECGDGTNTWAYAEYIFEMMWHYFTNGVTAYVYWNMVLAPGGESTWGWKQNSMITVDPDRKTVQLNPEFYLMKHFSSAVLPGATRLGLTGPWAANAVAFQNPDDSKVLVVTNPFKEARRMTMDFGNARLSALLEPSSFNTFIQR; encoded by the coding sequence ATGTCCATTAAACATATCGTCTCGACTGAAACGCACCGCTGGCGCACCACCCCGGTCAGCCCCTCCGCCACAGGCCCCGTCAACCTGGCTCTCACGGGAGCCCGGCACCAGACCGTGTTGGGGTTCGGCGGGTGTTTCAATGAACTCGGCTTCACCGCGATCCGCTCCCTCCCCGTCAATAAACAGGCCTTGATCTTCAAGGAGCTCTTCGGTGAAAACGGATGTCGGTTTAATGTCTGTCGGCTTCCGATTGGCGCTAACGATTATGCCGAGCAGTGGTACAGCCTGAATGATACGGACGGCGATTATCAAATGCGGCACTTCTCGATCGAGCGTGACCGGAAATACCTGATCCCCTACATTCGCATGGCCCAAAAGGCGGGCACCTCCTTGACGCTGTTTGCCTCGCCCTGGAGTCCGCCCGCATGGATGAAATTCCCCAAGGCCTATAATTACGGCACGCTGGTGTGGGACAAGAAAACCCTTTCCGCTTATGCCCTGTATTTCCTGAAGTTCGTACAGGCGTACGAGAAGGAAAACATCCCTATTACCCAACTCCACATCCAGAACGAACCGATGTCCTCACAGAAGTTCCCCTCCTGCGTCTGGACCGGGGAGCAGTTCAGGGAATTCATCGGATCCTATCTGGGCCCTCTGTTCAAGAAACACGGCATCCAAACGGAGATCTGGCTGGGGACACTCAATGGCCCTGAAATTGACCATCGCATGTTTAAAACCCGTTTCAACCAGTACGCCAACCACGTGCTGAGCGACCCCAAGGCCGGACCTTATGTCAAAGGGGTGGGATACCAGTGGGCCGGGAAATATGCCCTGCAGCAAACCCAGGCGGCCTATCCTGATCTCCCGCTCATGCAGACGGAAAGCGAATGCGGGGACGGCACCAACACGTGGGCTTATGCGGAGTATATCTTCGAAATGATGTGGCATTATTTCACCAACGGGGTCACCGCCTATGTGTATTGGAACATGGTTCTGGCACCGGGCGGCGAAAGCACCTGGGGCTGGAAACAGAATTCCATGATCACCGTCGATCCGGACCGGAAGACCGTGCAACTGAATCCCGAGTTCTACCTGATGAAGCATTTTTCCAGTGCGGTGCTTCCGGGCGCCACTCGTCTTGGCCTAACCGGCCCATGGGCGGCCAATGCGGTGGCTTTCCAGAACCCGGACGACTCCAAAGTCCTGGTGGTGACCAATCCCTTCAAGGAAGCACGCCGCATGACGATGGATTTTGGAAATGCCCGCCTATCCGCCCTGCTTGAACCGTCATCATTTAACACCTTTATTCAGCGGTAA
- a CDS encoding alpha/beta hydrolase-fold protein: MNTATCTIREGGFTGSKIKPGTVHRYTLYIPANANPEQPSALYVQQDGLLEFVPELFKQLSADGAMPACVALGVVSGSSPAAREGGFARSTRSPEYDGLGPDYANFLVEELIPFVRKEYSLNLSDDPNMHLIAGCSSGGIASWNAAWERNDYFRRVYMNSPTFSAFRGGDSLTVLMRKYETKPIRAYMTVGTDDMRNSAGDWYLEAMSASEALKYAQYDFAFEVFPGGPHGAGFRDAKVFEKALRFIWKDWQTEVIKPLGLSPRVADLVTLSDPWCETSEPVPKACVPTIPEGYYRFDQGGRIWLNRADGTSVIAAETKREITSIAISCDRWRLYIADRNRRFVYVMAIQKDGTLTDGYAHAHLHLADDSMMLGASALCVDVLGRLYAGTQMGIQITSHSGQNNAILPLPGHLPITRLAFGGEDHGMLYAESNGKVFKRKVLTHGLTETSPLGEPVSPPF, encoded by the coding sequence ATGAATACTGCGACTTGCACGATCCGCGAAGGTGGATTTACCGGCTCCAAGATTAAGCCGGGAACGGTTCACCGGTACACGCTTTACATCCCGGCGAATGCCAATCCCGAACAACCTTCCGCCCTGTATGTCCAGCAAGACGGCCTGCTGGAGTTCGTGCCGGAGCTTTTCAAGCAACTCAGTGCGGACGGGGCTATGCCCGCCTGCGTGGCGTTGGGTGTGGTTTCCGGGTCATCTCCCGCAGCGCGCGAGGGCGGTTTCGCGAGATCCACGCGTTCCCCGGAATATGATGGACTCGGTCCGGACTACGCCAACTTTCTCGTCGAAGAACTGATCCCTTTTGTGAGGAAGGAATACAGCCTGAATCTCTCAGATGATCCGAATATGCACTTGATCGCGGGGTGCTCATCTGGCGGGATCGCGTCCTGGAATGCCGCCTGGGAACGGAACGACTATTTCCGGCGCGTCTATATGAACAGCCCGACTTTTTCCGCGTTCCGCGGAGGCGATTCCCTGACCGTTCTTATGCGGAAATATGAAACAAAGCCGATTCGCGCCTACATGACCGTCGGGACGGATGATATGCGGAATTCCGCTGGCGACTGGTATCTGGAAGCGATGTCAGCCAGCGAGGCGCTGAAATATGCCCAGTATGATTTTGCTTTTGAGGTCTTTCCGGGCGGGCCGCATGGGGCGGGGTTCCGTGACGCCAAAGTGTTTGAGAAGGCCCTGCGCTTCATCTGGAAAGACTGGCAGACGGAGGTCATCAAGCCGTTGGGGCTTTCACCGCGAGTGGCCGATCTCGTCACGCTGTCAGACCCCTGGTGTGAAACCAGCGAGCCGGTGCCGAAAGCGTGTGTGCCGACCATTCCTGAAGGCTATTACCGTTTCGACCAGGGCGGCCGCATCTGGCTAAACCGCGCTGACGGGACAAGTGTGATTGCAGCAGAAACGAAGCGTGAAATTACCTCGATCGCCATTTCCTGTGACCGCTGGCGCCTTTATATTGCCGACCGGAACCGCCGGTTTGTCTATGTGATGGCGATCCAGAAGGACGGGACGCTGACCGACGGCTACGCCCATGCGCACCTCCATCTCGCCGATGACAGCATGATGCTTGGGGCTTCGGCCCTCTGCGTTGATGTGCTGGGGCGCCTTTATGCCGGGACGCAGATGGGGATCCAGATAACGTCACATTCAGGCCAAAACAATGCAATCTTGCCCCTGCCGGGGCACCTGCCCATAACGCGATTGGCGTTCGGCGGAGAGGACCATGGCATGCTGTATGCGGAATCAAATGGAAAGGTGTTCAAACGGAAAGTCCTGACGCACGGTTTGACAGAAACCAGCCCGCTGGGGGAGCCCGTGTCGCCGCCATTCTGA
- a CDS encoding sodium:alanine symporter family protein, which produces MNTLHQWIIATNSILWGPPMLILLFGTHIFLTIRTGFMQRHLMKALKLSVAKEKDAPGDISPYGALTTALAATIGTGNIVGVATAVALGGPGAVLWMWLTGVLGMATKYAEALLAVKYRIRTADGSMLGGPMYALEKGLGLKWMGMLFAFFTVVASFGIGNMVQANSIASLAKETMNVPPHWIGLILSVITALVILGGIRSIARCCEFLVPFMAVFYVIGCAVILYVHAGYIVPALKLILSSAFTSTAAGGGFVGATIVMTARFGVARGLFSNESGMGSAPIAAAAAQSRNPVRQALVSSTGTFWDTVVICAMTGLVVVTSVMRAPEALAGLKGAALTNAAFASLPGIGPIVLTVGLLTFVFSTILGWSYYGERCAEYLWGKKAILPYRILWILAVYAGSVLTLQFVWDFSDMANAMMAIPNLISLLLLSGVIASETRKYLKEGHLEEAS; this is translated from the coding sequence ATTAATACACTTCACCAATGGATCATTGCCACGAACAGCATTCTGTGGGGACCGCCCATGTTGATCCTGCTGTTTGGTACCCACATATTCCTGACCATCCGGACGGGGTTCATGCAGCGGCATCTGATGAAGGCCTTGAAACTGTCCGTCGCCAAAGAGAAGGATGCCCCGGGCGACATTTCCCCCTATGGAGCGCTGACGACCGCGCTCGCGGCAACCATCGGTACCGGTAATATTGTCGGGGTGGCCACCGCCGTGGCCCTGGGCGGGCCCGGAGCCGTGCTCTGGATGTGGCTCACCGGCGTGCTGGGAATGGCCACCAAATACGCTGAAGCCCTGCTCGCCGTGAAATACCGCATCCGGACGGCCGACGGCTCCATGCTCGGCGGCCCGATGTACGCGCTGGAAAAAGGGCTCGGCCTCAAGTGGATGGGGATGCTGTTCGCCTTCTTCACCGTGGTGGCGTCGTTTGGAATCGGGAATATGGTTCAAGCCAATTCCATCGCTTCACTGGCCAAGGAAACGATGAATGTGCCGCCCCATTGGATCGGGCTCATTCTCAGCGTGATCACCGCGCTGGTCATTCTCGGTGGGATCCGCTCCATCGCGCGTTGCTGTGAGTTTCTCGTTCCCTTCATGGCCGTGTTCTATGTCATCGGCTGTGCCGTCATCCTGTATGTCCATGCCGGCTATATTGTCCCTGCGCTCAAGTTGATCCTGAGTTCAGCCTTTACCTCCACCGCGGCGGGCGGTGGCTTTGTGGGGGCCACGATTGTGATGACGGCACGCTTCGGCGTGGCACGGGGCTTATTCTCCAATGAGTCGGGCATGGGCTCGGCTCCCATAGCGGCAGCAGCGGCTCAATCCCGCAACCCCGTCCGCCAGGCCCTGGTGTCGTCGACCGGAACCTTCTGGGATACCGTGGTGATCTGCGCCATGACGGGGCTGGTGGTGGTCACCAGCGTCATGCGGGCGCCCGAGGCGCTGGCCGGACTCAAGGGGGCGGCCCTCACCAATGCGGCCTTCGCATCCCTGCCGGGGATTGGCCCCATTGTGCTGACGGTCGGACTGCTCACCTTTGTCTTCTCCACCATTTTAGGCTGGTCCTATTACGGGGAACGGTGCGCTGAATATCTGTGGGGCAAAAAAGCCATTCTGCCCTATCGTATTTTATGGATCCTGGCGGTCTACGCCGGGTCCGTCCTGACCCTTCAATTTGTATGGGATTTCTCCGATATGGCCAATGCCATGATGGCCATCCCCAACCTGATTTCCCTGCTCTTGCTTTCCGGTGTCATCGCGAGCGAAACCCGCAAATATCTAAAAGAAGGACATCTGGAAGAGGCGTCATGA
- a CDS encoding aminotransferase class IV translates to MKRFELADLPALVEALGRAYQKTYFAMYSSVYGGIVTDPRLMLIPIDDHMVHRGDGVFEALKAVDGNLYNLSGHLERLVNSARGIALDLPVSLTELERIILETARVAALPTCMIRIYVSRGPGGFGVNPYECPASQLYVVITALGTPFMTLHPEGARLCTSAIPAKSADMAKIKNCNYAPNVLMKKEAVDRHFDFSMGFDERGFLTEGATENMGIVTRDNRLLFPNLARILTGTTMLRTMALSQELVREGLLTYSGLADITLQEILDARELIIAGTTLNVVAGVAFDGHPIGTGQPGPIFKRLAALLDIDMRHNPAVLTPL, encoded by the coding sequence ATGAAACGTTTTGAACTTGCAGACTTGCCCGCGCTCGTCGAGGCGCTGGGACGCGCCTACCAGAAGACGTATTTCGCGATGTACTCCAGTGTCTACGGCGGGATTGTGACCGATCCCCGCCTCATGCTGATCCCCATTGATGATCACATGGTGCATCGCGGTGACGGCGTGTTTGAGGCACTCAAGGCCGTTGACGGCAACCTCTATAACCTGAGCGGGCATCTGGAACGGCTCGTCAACTCGGCACGGGGCATCGCACTGGATCTGCCCGTCAGTCTGACCGAACTGGAACGTATCATCCTCGAAACGGCCCGGGTGGCCGCATTGCCCACCTGCATGATCCGGATTTATGTCTCGCGCGGACCCGGCGGCTTCGGCGTCAATCCCTATGAATGTCCGGCCTCCCAGCTCTATGTCGTGATCACCGCCCTGGGAACCCCCTTCATGACGCTGCACCCCGAAGGGGCCCGGCTCTGTACCAGCGCCATCCCCGCCAAATCGGCCGATATGGCCAAAATCAAAAACTGCAACTATGCGCCCAACGTGTTGATGAAAAAAGAGGCCGTGGACCGTCACTTCGACTTTTCCATGGGTTTTGATGAACGCGGATTCCTGACCGAAGGGGCCACGGAAAACATGGGGATCGTCACGCGCGATAACCGGCTGTTATTCCCGAACCTCGCCCGGATCCTCACCGGCACCACGATGCTCCGGACGATGGCGCTGTCCCAGGAACTCGTCCGGGAAGGGCTCCTGACGTATTCAGGATTAGCGGACATCACGCTCCAGGAAATCCTGGATGCCCGGGAACTGATTATTGCCGGCACGACCCTGAATGTGGTGGCAGGAGTGGCCTTCGATGGACACCCGATCGGAACCGGCCAGCCCGGCCCCATCTTCAAACGGTTGGCGGCTTTGCTTGACATAGACATGCGGCATAATCCAGCCGTTCTCACCCCCCTGTAA
- a CDS encoding SGNH/GDSL hydrolase family protein yields MIRANDHILFQGDSITNAFRKPEEMCNAYQLGAGYAMIAASQLLATRPGDTLRFTNRGVSGEGVKELASRWQGDCLDLRPDVLSLLVGVNDADVTHENPATPLEEYGRYYQELLARTCAALPSVRLVLLEPFVLHYGAVRERALADIAARGEIVRRLAVEAGAIFVPLQAVFADALKQAPVEYWSFDGIHPNAQGHWLIAEAWLRAMHANCPSLCSQLMFGDVNVEGL; encoded by the coding sequence ATGATTAGAGCTAATGACCATATTTTGTTCCAGGGCGATTCCATCACCAACGCCTTCCGTAAGCCGGAGGAAATGTGCAATGCCTACCAGTTGGGCGCTGGCTACGCGATGATCGCGGCCTCGCAACTGCTGGCCACTCGTCCCGGGGATACCCTCCGTTTCACCAACCGGGGTGTCAGTGGTGAAGGGGTCAAGGAATTAGCGAGCCGCTGGCAGGGTGATTGCCTGGACTTGCGGCCAGATGTGTTGAGTCTCCTCGTCGGAGTCAACGATGCGGATGTGACTCATGAGAACCCCGCCACCCCGCTCGAGGAATATGGGCGGTATTACCAGGAATTGCTGGCTCGGACCTGTGCGGCATTGCCGTCAGTCCGACTGGTGCTGCTGGAACCGTTCGTGCTTCACTACGGAGCCGTTCGAGAACGGGCCTTGGCCGATATTGCGGCACGTGGCGAGATCGTGCGCCGCCTGGCGGTGGAGGCCGGTGCGATCTTCGTGCCGCTTCAGGCCGTCTTTGCCGACGCGCTGAAACAGGCCCCTGTGGAATACTGGTCTTTTGATGGCATTCACCCCAACGCCCAAGGTCACTGGCTGATCGCCGAGGCGTGGTTACGGGCGATGCATGCCAATTGCCCGTCCTTGTGCAGTCAGTTGATGTTCGGCGACGTTAATGTTGAGGGTTTGTAA
- a CDS encoding type II toxin-antitoxin system VapC family toxin: protein MIIPDINLLIYAYNRDAPHHASAMAWWKGLMEGSQPVGLTWVACLGFLRLMTNRKILAKPLETHEALSHIQSWLTRPQVQMLQPGPRHLQILESFSRHHLLSSALVTDAHLAALAIETQSELHSNDTDFERFPGLRWRNPLA from the coding sequence GTGATTATCCCGGATATTAACCTGCTCATCTATGCATACAATCGGGACGCCCCTCACCATGCCTCTGCCATGGCTTGGTGGAAAGGCTTGATGGAGGGATCACAGCCGGTCGGCCTGACGTGGGTAGCCTGTCTTGGTTTTCTGAGATTAATGACCAACAGAAAGATTCTGGCCAAACCGCTGGAGACCCATGAGGCCTTGTCCCATATTCAGTCCTGGCTAACCCGCCCCCAAGTCCAGATGCTCCAACCCGGCCCCCGTCATCTCCAGATCCTTGAGTCCTTTTCTCGCCATCATCTGTTGAGTAGCGCACTCGTGACGGATGCGCACCTGGCGGCGCTGGCCATTGAAACCCAATCGGAACTGCATTCCAATGATACTGATTTCGAACGCTTCCCGGGTTTGCGCTGGCGTAACCCACTGGCTTGA